A window of the Halostagnicola kamekurae genome harbors these coding sequences:
- the pstC gene encoding phosphate ABC transporter permease subunit PstC, translating into MSAQDIVQEDTRSIRGIAFKYVFAVCAFLSILTTIAIVITLLIDAVDFFAAVPPLEFFTETEWIPAEGTYGIWPLISGTITITIGSALIALPIGLLTAIYLSEYASDRRRAYLKPALEVLAGVPTVVYGYFALVYITPVFDRFLPIGTFNALSASIMVGIMIIPMVSSISEDAMSSVPDSLRQASYGLGATKFTVSTSVVVPAALSGILSSYILALSRAIGETMIVAVAAGQTPRMADLTNPAGMFLESVQTMTAAMVQIGASDVVGQSTEYKSLFAIGLTLFVITFAMNVFSEWVSSRYREVYR; encoded by the coding sequence ATGAGCGCACAAGACATCGTTCAAGAGGATACTCGTTCGATTCGCGGAATCGCGTTCAAATACGTCTTCGCAGTGTGTGCGTTCCTCTCGATTCTGACTACCATCGCGATCGTCATCACGCTGCTGATCGACGCCGTGGACTTCTTTGCGGCCGTTCCGCCCCTCGAATTCTTCACGGAGACGGAATGGATACCCGCAGAGGGTACCTACGGCATCTGGCCACTAATTTCCGGAACGATTACGATCACGATCGGCTCGGCATTAATCGCGCTCCCGATCGGGCTACTCACGGCTATTTATCTCAGTGAGTACGCCTCTGATCGCCGTCGAGCATACCTCAAACCCGCACTCGAGGTACTTGCAGGTGTCCCGACGGTCGTCTACGGCTATTTCGCGTTGGTGTATATCACACCCGTGTTTGACCGATTCCTCCCGATCGGGACGTTCAATGCGCTGTCGGCATCGATTATGGTCGGTATCATGATTATCCCGATGGTCTCCTCGATCAGCGAGGACGCAATGAGTTCGGTTCCCGACTCGTTGCGGCAGGCGAGTTACGGCCTCGGGGCGACGAAGTTCACCGTTTCGACATCAGTCGTCGTTCCGGCGGCACTCTCGGGGATTCTTTCGTCGTACATTTTAGCGCTCTCTCGAGCTATCGGCGAAACGATGATTGTGGCGGTCGCCGCGGGTCAGACGCCACGAATGGCCGATCTGACCAATCCAGCCGGTATGTTCCTCGAGTCGGTACAGACGATGACAGCAGCAATGGTTCAGATCGGGGCCAGCGACGTTGTCGGCCAGTCGACTGAGTACAAGAGCCTCTTCGCGATCGGATTGACGCTGTTCGTCATCACGTTTGCGATGAATGTCTTTAGCGAGTGGGTTTCCTCTCGCTATAGGGAGGTGTATCGCTAA
- the sugE gene encoding quaternary ammonium compound efflux SMR transporter SugE gives MSWYLLLLAGLFEIGWAIGLEYSDGLSKPVPTLGTVAALVISMVLLAQAVKDLPIGTAYAVWTGIGAVGTASLGIVLFDEPATLARVGFISVILVGIVGLHLVSGGH, from the coding sequence ATGTCGTGGTATCTTCTGCTATTGGCCGGCCTGTTCGAGATCGGATGGGCGATCGGACTCGAGTATTCGGACGGACTCTCGAAGCCGGTGCCGACGCTCGGCACCGTCGCCGCCCTCGTTATCAGTATGGTCCTGCTCGCACAGGCCGTCAAGGACCTCCCTATCGGCACGGCGTACGCCGTCTGGACCGGTATCGGTGCCGTCGGGACCGCGTCGCTCGGGATCGTCCTGTTCGACGAACCTGCGACGCTCGCTCGAGTCGGCTTTATCAGCGTGATCCTCGTCGGTATCGTCGGCCTCCATCTCGTTTCCGGGGGCCACTGA
- the pstA gene encoding phosphate ABC transporter permease PstA, with translation MSTDTDHTDSGHSGFGRVSRTKDVAFRWLTFGAALFGILALAVLLANVAVDAVGWLDWGFLTGMPSFSNPYQAGFFPAIIGSIALMVLIAVITFPLGVGAAIYLEEYASDGYLTQFIQLNISNLAGVPSVVYGLLGLGLFVGLLNIGFGTLLVAGFTVSLLILPIVIISAQEAIRSVPDSQRQASYGMGATKWQTIRNVVLPRAIPGILTGTILALGRAIGETAPLIMIGAPTAVFGMPNSLLSKISAMPMQIYTWADQPEMEFQYGVVAAGVVTLLVILLSINSIAILIRNRYQQRDS, from the coding sequence ATGTCGACTGACACCGACCACACCGACTCCGGCCACTCTGGATTCGGTCGCGTCAGTCGGACGAAAGACGTGGCATTCCGATGGCTCACGTTCGGAGCGGCGCTCTTCGGTATCCTCGCACTCGCAGTGTTACTGGCGAACGTCGCCGTCGATGCCGTTGGTTGGTTAGACTGGGGCTTCCTCACCGGGATGCCGAGCTTCAGTAACCCGTATCAGGCTGGCTTCTTCCCAGCTATCATCGGTTCGATTGCACTGATGGTCCTGATTGCAGTGATCACGTTCCCGCTCGGCGTCGGCGCGGCGATCTACCTCGAGGAGTACGCGAGCGACGGGTACCTGACACAGTTCATTCAGCTAAACATTTCCAATCTGGCTGGCGTTCCATCGGTCGTCTACGGGCTGCTCGGACTCGGTCTGTTCGTCGGCCTCTTGAACATCGGATTCGGGACATTGCTCGTCGCGGGCTTTACCGTTTCCTTGCTCATCCTGCCGATCGTCATCATCTCAGCACAGGAGGCCATCCGATCGGTTCCGGATTCCCAGCGCCAGGCCAGCTACGGAATGGGAGCCACGAAGTGGCAGACGATCCGTAACGTCGTCTTGCCACGAGCAATACCCGGGATTCTCACGGGGACGATCCTCGCGCTCGGCCGAGCGATCGGCGAGACAGCACCGCTCATCATGATCGGTGCACCGACGGCCGTCTTCGGCATGCCGAACAGCCTCCTCAGCAAGATCAGCGCGATGCCCATGCAGATCTACACGTGGGCTGACCAGCCCGAAATGGAGTTCCAGTACGGCGTCGTCGCAGCGGGCGTGGTGACGCTGTTAGTGATCCTCCTTTCGATCAACTCGATCGCAATTCTCATTCGAAACCGATACCAACAGAGGGATTCATAA
- a CDS encoding AAA family ATPase, with product MSDDTGFEAESDSDGFGDVTEAELRAAFESTEYVAEDDIVTTVLLSLRLGRPLLVEGDPGAGKTELAKVLADGFHTDLIRLQCYEGLAAENALYEWNYTKQLLAVQADEAGVDGSSSVFTEEYLLERPLLQALSSEGERPPVLLIDEVDRADEEFEALLLEVLSDFQVSIPELGTVQATTPPIVVITSNRTRGLSDALKRRCLYLHLEPPDFEKERAIVERKVPELDGAVATELCAITQRLREEPFRKQPGVAETLDWARAVAQLRAEDGDEPLSTVDIERTIGCLLKEVADVQRVDEGLLEALAEAARTARAEE from the coding sequence GTGAGCGACGATACTGGTTTCGAAGCGGAGAGCGACAGCGACGGCTTCGGCGACGTGACCGAGGCCGAGCTTCGAGCGGCCTTCGAATCGACGGAGTACGTCGCCGAAGACGACATCGTGACGACGGTCCTGCTTTCGCTCCGACTCGGTCGCCCGCTGCTCGTCGAGGGCGATCCCGGCGCGGGCAAGACCGAACTCGCGAAAGTGCTCGCGGACGGGTTCCACACCGACCTCATACGGCTGCAGTGTTACGAGGGCCTAGCCGCTGAGAACGCGCTCTACGAGTGGAACTACACGAAGCAGTTACTCGCTGTGCAGGCCGACGAGGCCGGCGTCGACGGGAGTTCGTCGGTGTTCACCGAGGAGTACCTGTTGGAACGCCCGCTGTTACAGGCGCTCTCGAGCGAGGGCGAGCGTCCCCCGGTCTTGCTCATCGACGAGGTCGACAGAGCCGACGAGGAGTTCGAAGCGCTGTTGCTCGAGGTGCTGTCTGACTTTCAGGTGTCGATCCCCGAACTGGGGACCGTACAGGCGACGACGCCGCCTATCGTCGTCATCACCTCGAACCGCACGCGGGGGTTGAGCGACGCGCTGAAACGGCGCTGTCTGTACCTGCACCTCGAGCCGCCGGACTTCGAGAAGGAGCGGGCGATCGTCGAGCGGAAAGTCCCCGAACTGGACGGCGCCGTCGCGACGGAGCTGTGTGCGATTACCCAGCGACTTCGGGAGGAGCCGTTCCGCAAACAGCCGGGCGTCGCGGAGACGCTCGACTGGGCGCGGGCGGTCGCGCAACTACGGGCCGAAGACGGTGACGAACCGCTCTCGACGGTCGACATCGAGCGGACGATCGGCTGCCTGCTGAAAGAGGTCGCGGATGTTCAGCGGGTCGACGAAGGGTTGCTCGAGGCGCTCGCCGAGGCTGCCCGAACTGCGCGGGCCGAAGAGTGA
- the pstB gene encoding phosphate ABC transporter ATP-binding protein PstB yields the protein MTQDSTTSTENEQLDGQQATPTPGTDGLGEEADEPSQGTDTERVLLEARDLDVYYGDDQALQSVDLPIPEKQVTALIGPSGCGKSTFLRSVNRMNDLIDICRVEGDLEFDGKNVYDDDVDPVALRRKIGMVFQQPNPFPKSIYDNVAYGLRVQGEDDGDVDEQVQNALEQAALWDEVKDQLDSSGLDLSGGQQQRLCIARAIAPDPEVILMDEPASALDPVATSKIEDLISDLAEDYTVVIVTHNMQQAARISDRTAVFLTGGNLVEFDETAKIFENPESDRVEDYITGKFG from the coding sequence ATGACACAAGATTCAACCACTTCCACGGAAAACGAACAGCTCGACGGTCAGCAAGCCACACCAACGCCGGGAACCGATGGTCTCGGCGAGGAAGCGGACGAGCCGAGTCAGGGGACCGACACCGAACGAGTACTCCTCGAGGCACGCGACCTCGACGTCTACTACGGCGACGATCAGGCGTTGCAAAGCGTCGACCTGCCGATTCCGGAAAAGCAGGTAACCGCGCTGATCGGTCCGTCGGGATGTGGCAAGTCGACGTTCCTGCGGTCGGTCAACCGAATGAACGACCTAATCGACATCTGTCGAGTCGAGGGCGACCTCGAGTTCGACGGCAAGAACGTCTACGACGACGACGTCGATCCGGTCGCGCTCCGGCGGAAGATCGGCATGGTGTTCCAACAGCCCAACCCCTTCCCCAAATCGATCTACGACAACGTCGCCTACGGCCTCCGAGTGCAGGGCGAAGACGACGGCGACGTAGACGAGCAGGTCCAAAACGCACTCGAGCAAGCGGCACTCTGGGACGAGGTGAAAGACCAGCTCGACTCGTCGGGGCTCGATCTCTCTGGCGGGCAACAACAGCGCCTCTGTATCGCTCGTGCGATCGCCCCTGACCCGGAGGTTATTCTGATGGACGAGCCCGCGAGCGCGCTCGACCCGGTCGCGACCTCGAAGATCGAGGACCTCATCAGCGATCTCGCAGAGGACTACACCGTCGTCATCGTCACCCACAACATGCAACAAGCCGCGCGGATCTCCGATCGGACGGCGGTCTTCCTGACGGGCGGGAACCTCGTCGAGTTCGACGAGACCGCGAAAATCTTCGAGAACCCCGAGAGCGACCGCGTCGAGGATTACATCACCGGCAAGTTCGGCTAG
- a CDS encoding phosphatase PAP2 family protein has product MAVLDMTLLTVLAVLIGLVTTCLACLERTQVRRAWDELGQRLRGVAPYLGVAALFFVLKRWTHEQSVQISRELDWDLTAEIYAIEGEFVAVMQNTIPDETIAFFSAMYMFGFPFLLVTAPILYLLASSQRRLKELLIAYVLNYVIGTLFYTLFVVYGPRNHLSSVSGLMYDFYPQTQDLTAAVSSNTNVFPSLHTSLAIVVLMLAWRSRREYPRWLGISGFVVSCVVISTMYLGIHWVVDVVAGVVLGVGSVYMADWIVDRMERGLGQSSGLEEESVSSEVSD; this is encoded by the coding sequence ATGGCAGTACTTGACATGACCCTCCTCACCGTGTTAGCAGTTCTGATCGGATTAGTGACGACCTGTCTCGCCTGTCTGGAACGCACACAGGTGCGACGGGCATGGGATGAACTCGGGCAGCGCCTTCGAGGTGTGGCCCCCTACCTCGGTGTCGCCGCGCTGTTTTTCGTCCTCAAGCGTTGGACACACGAACAGAGCGTGCAAATCTCCCGCGAGCTCGACTGGGATCTCACCGCCGAAATATACGCAATCGAGGGCGAGTTCGTCGCCGTGATGCAAAACACCATCCCGGACGAAACGATCGCGTTCTTCTCCGCGATGTACATGTTCGGGTTCCCGTTCCTGCTCGTCACGGCTCCGATACTGTACCTCCTGGCATCCTCACAGCGCCGCCTGAAGGAACTGCTCATCGCGTACGTTCTCAACTACGTCATCGGAACGCTCTTTTACACGCTGTTTGTGGTGTACGGGCCGCGGAACCATCTCTCGAGCGTCAGCGGGCTGATGTACGACTTCTACCCGCAGACGCAGGATCTGACCGCGGCCGTCTCGTCGAACACGAACGTGTTCCCGTCGCTGCACACGTCGCTCGCGATCGTCGTGTTGATGCTGGCCTGGCGGAGTCGTCGGGAGTACCCCCGATGGCTCGGGATCTCGGGCTTCGTGGTCTCGTGCGTCGTTATCTCGACGATGTACCTCGGCATTCACTGGGTGGTCGACGTCGTCGCCGGCGTCGTCCTCGGCGTCGGGAGCGTCTACATGGCTGACTGGATCGTCGACCGTATGGAGCGGGGACTCGGGCAGTCGTCGGGACTCGAGGAAGAAAGCGTGTCCTCGGAGGTGAGCGACTGA
- a CDS encoding aldo/keto reductase, whose protein sequence is MASESFNESTTFEIGGDLTINRLGFGAMRITGDEIIGPPEDEQAAKEVVRRATEIGVDFFDTADSYGPGVSERLLGEALESGDDVVVASKAGLLRHRNGDWLPHGDPDYLKNQVLCSLDRLQTDSIDLYQYHRPDPETDFEASVHAFAEMKDAGQIDHVGLSNVSVEQLETAMDIVDIATVQNEYNVGNRDDEDVLQACEENGIGFIPWGPMYAIDEDDVADVLEDVAETRDATSRQVALAWLLHHSDVTLPIPGTSSVEHLESNVAASQLSLTDDDLAALNDIDPQN, encoded by the coding sequence ATGGCATCCGAGAGTTTCAACGAGAGCACCACGTTCGAGATCGGTGGCGACCTCACGATCAATCGATTGGGATTCGGAGCGATGCGGATTACAGGCGATGAGATCATCGGTCCCCCCGAGGACGAGCAGGCGGCGAAAGAGGTCGTCCGCCGCGCCACCGAGATCGGGGTTGATTTCTTCGACACCGCAGACTCCTACGGCCCGGGGGTCAGCGAGCGACTCCTCGGCGAGGCACTCGAGAGCGGCGACGACGTGGTCGTCGCGTCGAAAGCCGGGTTGCTCCGACACCGCAACGGAGACTGGCTTCCCCACGGAGACCCGGACTACCTGAAAAATCAGGTTCTGTGTAGTCTCGACAGGCTCCAGACCGATTCGATCGACCTGTACCAGTATCACCGACCGGACCCCGAGACCGACTTCGAGGCGTCGGTCCACGCGTTCGCCGAGATGAAAGACGCGGGTCAAATCGACCACGTCGGCCTGTCGAACGTCTCCGTGGAGCAACTCGAAACCGCGATGGACATCGTCGACATCGCGACGGTCCAGAACGAGTACAACGTCGGTAACCGGGACGACGAGGACGTTCTTCAGGCGTGCGAGGAGAACGGGATCGGGTTCATCCCCTGGGGGCCGATGTACGCGATCGACGAGGACGACGTCGCCGACGTGCTCGAGGACGTCGCCGAGACCCGCGACGCAACTTCCCGCCAGGTCGCGCTTGCCTGGTTGCTCCACCACTCGGACGTGACACTGCCGATCCCCGGCACCTCGAGCGTCGAGCACCTCGAATCGAACGTCGCCGCCTCGCAGCTATCGCTGACCGACGACGATCTAGCCGCCCTGAACGATATCGACCCACAGAACTGA
- a CDS encoding PstS family phosphate ABC transporter substrate-binding protein, which produces MSKDTTGTSFGIERRKFLAGASLAGVTGLSGCIGTFAGAAKEVRIAGSSTVFPITSVISSSFTEDRNDVSVSISMTGTGGGFSNFFCPNMTDINNASRQIAEADIEQCSENSVDPVEFTVATDALTVVVHPEADWIDCVTVEELRELWRDGGAQRWSDVRDEWPDEEIEFFGSSTTSGTHEYFVEAILGEDDTHRTDYRGTERDRSIVQGVRGSKFSIGYFGFAYYSENPDQIKALGIDDGDGCTKPSLENAKNGSYKPLARNLYIYVAKESLKRPEVQDFVRYYLERSSTDLVTEVGYVPVTEDVRDDNLAKLEDAIDEVTA; this is translated from the coding sequence ATGTCGAAAGACACCACTGGGACGTCGTTCGGAATCGAACGGCGAAAATTTTTGGCCGGTGCAAGTCTCGCGGGCGTAACGGGGCTGTCCGGTTGTATTGGAACGTTTGCTGGCGCGGCAAAGGAGGTGAGAATTGCTGGAAGTTCGACCGTGTTCCCGATTACCTCGGTGATTTCGTCATCGTTTACCGAGGATCGAAACGACGTGTCCGTCTCGATTAGTATGACGGGAACAGGGGGTGGGTTCTCGAACTTCTTTTGTCCCAATATGACGGACATCAACAATGCAAGCCGCCAAATCGCCGAGGCAGATATAGAACAATGCTCCGAAAACAGCGTCGATCCGGTCGAGTTCACGGTCGCGACGGACGCGTTGACGGTGGTTGTCCACCCCGAAGCCGACTGGATCGACTGCGTGACCGTCGAAGAACTCCGCGAACTCTGGCGTGACGGCGGTGCCCAGCGCTGGAGCGACGTTCGCGATGAATGGCCCGACGAAGAGATCGAGTTCTTCGGCTCCTCGACGACATCAGGGACGCACGAATACTTCGTCGAAGCGATTCTCGGTGAGGACGACACCCACCGGACGGACTACAGGGGTACTGAGCGCGACCGTTCGATCGTCCAGGGTGTGCGGGGTAGCAAATTTTCCATCGGATACTTCGGATTTGCTTACTACAGCGAAAACCCCGACCAGATCAAAGCACTCGGCATCGATGACGGCGATGGCTGTACCAAGCCGTCACTCGAGAACGCAAAGAATGGCAGCTACAAACCGCTTGCGCGAAATCTCTACATCTACGTTGCGAAAGAATCGCTCAAACGGCCCGAAGTCCAAGATTTCGTTCGATATTACCTAGAGCGCTCGTCGACGGATCTCGTCACCGAGGTCGGATACGTCCCGGTCACGGAGGACGTTCGCGACGATAACCTGGCGAAACTCGAAGACGCCATCGACGAGGTGACTGCCTAA
- a CDS encoding VWA domain-containing protein, which translates to MYENGDHDNIPDIAGVRDEVVDALVTFARTLRRAGVEVSANAAVVGARALVTVGFDDEARARAALRAAIVTRQGDVETFDRMFSEFWRRLDASLQTDEGGAGGARGIDDDLDGALAPLAEASGTPAEIELEDETESSDERASGRDTALVSSALAAGPADEGNGEAAAATYSPAGRPETVTVEGSGLREEDSTLEDAVDRLVGALATLRGRRWERGQRGRRPDARRALRRSVATGGAIASMPGRTRRERGVRVLALVDVSRSVLDAVDRAFLLRFLRTLASRVRQDRVFFFDSEIRDVTAAFDAPTVADALAELERSETSWGGGTRIGHAVGTIRTDHRDAVDRRTVVFVVSDGLETGDVGDLERDAAWLSAQARAVLWLNPLAASPAYEPAAAGMAAALPFVDGLFAFTDADDVAELARQLDQYDAGSPIGYRYDPRRP; encoded by the coding sequence ATGTATGAGAACGGCGATCACGACAACATCCCGGACATCGCCGGCGTTCGAGACGAAGTGGTAGACGCGCTCGTGACGTTCGCCCGCACGCTCAGGCGAGCGGGCGTCGAGGTCTCCGCGAACGCCGCCGTGGTCGGCGCGCGGGCGCTGGTCACCGTCGGCTTCGACGACGAGGCCCGGGCCCGCGCGGCGCTTCGAGCGGCGATCGTCACCCGCCAGGGCGACGTCGAGACCTTCGATCGCATGTTCTCGGAGTTCTGGCGGCGGCTCGACGCGTCGCTGCAGACCGACGAGGGTGGGGCGGGCGGCGCGAGGGGAATCGACGACGATCTCGACGGCGCGCTCGCCCCGCTCGCCGAAGCGAGCGGGACGCCGGCCGAGATCGAACTCGAGGACGAAACGGAATCGTCGGACGAGCGGGCGAGCGGGAGAGACACCGCGCTCGTCTCGAGCGCGCTCGCCGCCGGTCCGGCCGACGAGGGGAACGGCGAGGCGGCGGCGGCGACCTACAGCCCCGCCGGGCGGCCGGAGACGGTGACGGTCGAGGGGAGCGGACTCCGCGAGGAAGATTCGACGCTCGAGGACGCCGTCGACCGACTGGTGGGAGCGCTCGCGACCCTGCGCGGTCGACGGTGGGAGCGAGGCCAGCGGGGTCGGCGTCCGGACGCGCGACGCGCCCTCCGTCGGAGCGTCGCGACCGGCGGGGCGATCGCCTCGATGCCCGGGCGAACGCGCCGGGAGCGGGGAGTGCGCGTGCTCGCCCTCGTCGACGTCTCCCGATCGGTGTTGGACGCGGTCGACCGGGCGTTCCTCCTGCGATTCCTCCGGACGCTCGCGTCGCGGGTCCGGCAGGACCGGGTGTTCTTCTTCGACAGCGAGATCCGCGACGTGACGGCCGCGTTCGACGCGCCGACGGTCGCCGACGCCCTCGCCGAACTCGAGCGCTCCGAAACCAGTTGGGGTGGCGGGACCCGCATCGGCCACGCCGTGGGAACGATACGGACCGATCACCGCGACGCCGTCGATCGGCGGACGGTCGTGTTCGTCGTGAGCGACGGCCTCGAGACGGGCGACGTGGGCGACCTCGAGCGCGACGCGGCGTGGCTCTCGGCCCAGGCTCGAGCGGTCCTGTGGCTGAACCCGCTGGCTGCCAGCCCGGCCTACGAGCCGGCGGCGGCGGGAATGGCGGCTGCGCTTCCGTTCGTCGACGGCCTCTTCGCGTTCACCGACGCGGACGACGTCGCGGAACTGGCGCGACAACTCGATCAGTACGACGCTGGGAGCCCCATCGGGTACAGATACGATCCGCGGCGGCCGTGA
- a CDS encoding universal stress protein, producing MYDRVLLPTDMSPGVDRAIEHAIDAAERYDAELHVLYVVDADAYSSYPDDEYVHEFEGLEHALEQAGRDAVESILDRASAAGIETESAIRHGIPHEEILEYADEGGTDLTIVGTKNRSGDYRRLLGSVAERVTRLSDDPVTIVKTPVDEK from the coding sequence ATGTACGATCGAGTTTTACTCCCGACCGACATGAGCCCCGGCGTCGACCGAGCGATCGAGCACGCAATCGACGCCGCAGAGCGGTACGACGCCGAGTTGCACGTGCTGTACGTCGTCGACGCCGACGCCTACAGTTCCTATCCGGACGACGAGTACGTCCACGAGTTCGAAGGCCTCGAGCACGCGCTCGAGCAGGCCGGTCGCGACGCGGTCGAGTCGATACTCGACCGGGCGTCCGCCGCTGGGATCGAGACCGAAAGTGCGATCCGACACGGGATTCCACACGAGGAGATCCTCGAGTACGCAGACGAGGGCGGAACTGACCTCACGATCGTCGGGACCAAGAACCGATCGGGAGACTACCGCCGACTGCTCGGCAGCGTCGCCGAACGCGTGACTCGACTCTCGGACGACCCCGTTACCATCGTGAAGACGCCCGTCGACGAGAAGTGA